The following proteins are co-located in the Paludibaculum fermentans genome:
- a CDS encoding glycoside hydrolase family 127 protein — protein sequence MTHKDPAQGASPSRRAFTVAVAGVPAALAQQTPQPPPASASETAVQNPVPPGVRPPTGEAPLFAQPLVFTRKEAPRRALPFSLTQVRLLPGPCLEASEANRAYMLRLGADRLLHTFRLNAGLPTSANPLGGWEDPKSELRGHFTGHYLSACALRFASAGDLELKARGDEIVAGLARCQEALSAGGYLSAFPIELFNRLEQGKRVWAPFYTIHKIMAGLLDMYLHAGNRQALEVASRMADWADRWSDSKGLRPMQQILKEEFGGMNEVLYNMAAAAHEDRWATAGDRFHKLAFVTPLAERRDELRNLHTNTHIPQVIGAARRFELTSDVRFRDAAEFFWYSVVSARTYATGGSSNAEAWLTNPGRLSLEWKASTHHQECCCAYNMMKLTRQLYSWSGDPRYFDYYERNLFNHRLGTIEHATGHSTYFLSLAPGAWKTLNTDDQSFWCCTGSALEEFAKLNDSIYFYGPDGITVNLFVASELNATQQGVRLRQETRFPDEPLTGIVIQATPAAAWTLRLRIPAWTTSARVKVNGKAIEATPQAGSYLSLTRAWKKGDRIDLEMPMRLTVESLPDDPGLQAFLYGPIVLAGDLGMAGLTEDLIRNKQGPQVSKAPIEVPALRASGAAPEDWIKPDGSSPLSFRIAGSNPPIALKPLHRLWGRFAVYWRVSG from the coding sequence ATGACCCACAAGGACCCCGCACAGGGGGCGAGCCCGAGCCGGAGAGCCTTCACGGTGGCGGTGGCAGGTGTGCCGGCGGCCCTCGCACAACAGACGCCTCAGCCGCCGCCGGCTTCCGCCTCGGAAACCGCGGTGCAGAATCCGGTTCCTCCCGGAGTGCGTCCCCCCACCGGAGAGGCACCGTTGTTCGCCCAGCCGCTAGTGTTCACTCGTAAGGAAGCACCGCGCCGGGCCTTGCCGTTTTCCCTGACTCAGGTTCGCCTGCTGCCGGGTCCTTGCCTCGAGGCGTCGGAGGCCAACCGGGCCTACATGCTGCGCCTGGGGGCGGATCGCCTCCTCCATACCTTCCGCCTCAACGCCGGGTTGCCGACGTCCGCGAACCCGCTGGGTGGATGGGAGGATCCGAAGTCTGAACTGCGCGGCCATTTCACCGGACACTACCTCTCCGCGTGCGCTCTGCGCTTCGCGTCCGCGGGCGATCTGGAACTCAAGGCTCGCGGCGACGAGATCGTGGCCGGCCTGGCGCGCTGCCAGGAAGCGTTGTCCGCGGGCGGCTATCTGAGTGCTTTCCCAATCGAGCTGTTCAACCGGCTGGAGCAAGGGAAACGCGTGTGGGCGCCGTTTTATACTATCCACAAGATCATGGCCGGCCTGCTCGACATGTACCTCCATGCGGGTAACCGGCAGGCCCTCGAAGTCGCTTCCAGGATGGCGGACTGGGCGGATCGCTGGAGCGATTCGAAGGGGCTGCGCCCCATGCAGCAGATTCTTAAGGAAGAGTTCGGCGGCATGAATGAGGTGCTGTACAACATGGCTGCCGCTGCACACGAGGATCGCTGGGCCACCGCCGGCGACCGCTTCCACAAACTGGCCTTTGTCACCCCGTTGGCCGAACGCCGCGACGAACTTCGCAATCTGCACACCAACACCCACATCCCCCAGGTCATCGGGGCCGCACGCCGCTTCGAACTCACCAGCGACGTGCGCTTCCGGGATGCGGCCGAGTTCTTCTGGTATTCCGTCGTCTCGGCGCGCACGTACGCCACCGGAGGCAGCAGCAATGCCGAGGCCTGGCTCACCAATCCAGGCCGCCTTTCTCTCGAATGGAAAGCCTCGACGCACCACCAGGAATGCTGCTGCGCTTACAACATGATGAAGCTCACGCGGCAGTTGTACTCCTGGAGCGGCGATCCGCGCTATTTCGATTACTACGAGCGCAACCTGTTCAACCACCGCCTGGGCACCATCGAGCACGCCACCGGTCACTCCACTTACTTCCTCTCCTTGGCGCCGGGCGCCTGGAAAACGCTCAATACGGACGATCAGTCGTTTTGGTGCTGCACGGGATCAGCGCTGGAAGAATTCGCCAAGCTGAACGACAGCATCTACTTCTACGGGCCGGATGGCATCACCGTGAACCTGTTTGTGGCTTCGGAACTGAATGCCACCCAGCAGGGAGTTCGGCTGCGCCAGGAAACCAGGTTTCCGGATGAGCCTTTAACCGGGATTGTCATCCAGGCGACGCCGGCAGCGGCCTGGACCCTGCGGCTGCGAATCCCCGCCTGGACCACTTCCGCCCGCGTCAAGGTCAACGGCAAGGCCATCGAAGCGACGCCCCAGGCCGGCAGCTACCTGAGTCTCACACGCGCATGGAAGAAAGGGGACCGCATCGACCTGGAAATGCCGATGCGATTGACCGTCGAATCGCTTCCTGACGATCCCGGCCTGCAGGCGTTCCTCTACGGGCCCATCGTTCTCGCCGGCGATCTCGGCATGGCAGGCCTCACCGAGGATCTCATCCGGAACAAGCAGGGCCCGCAGGTTTCCAAGGCTCCGATCGAGGTCCCGGCGCTCCGCGCCTCCGGTGCGGCCCCGGAGGACTGGATCAAGCCCGACGGGTCATCTCCGCTCTCCTTCCGGATTGCCGGGTCCAACCCGCCCATCGCGCTGAAGCCGCTCCATCGGCTGTGGGGTCGCTTTGCGGTCTACTGGAGGGTCTCCGGATAA
- a CDS encoding type II toxin-antitoxin system RelE/ParE family toxin: MSHGDHHRGRRWQVGPGKADARPQFRCLRDCLAFKGDAFRVVYAVQIANEIWVVHAFQKQSTQGIKTPKREIDLIKDRLKRMKEMLR; the protein is encoded by the coding sequence TTGTCTCACGGCGATCACCATCGCGGCCGAAGGTGGCAAGTCGGACCTGGCAAGGCCGATGCACGGCCTCAGTTCCGGTGTCTTCGAGATTGCCTGGCGTTCAAGGGCGATGCCTTCCGCGTGGTCTACGCGGTGCAGATCGCCAATGAGATATGGGTCGTGCATGCCTTCCAGAAGCAATCCACACAGGGCATAAAGACACCCAAACGCGAAATTGACCTGATCAAGGACCGGCTGAAACGGATGAAGGAGATGTTGCGATGA
- a CDS encoding Gfo/Idh/MocA family protein, with amino-acid sequence MAYAANDNIQIALIGSGGMGQGDIKDALLNPGVKIVAAADIYDGRRKRMEEAYPGIFTTRDYREVLARKDVDAVVIATPDHWHATISIDALNAGKDVYCEKPMIQKIDEGKRVIEAHQKSGRIFQVGSQYASALSFQKIRELLEQGAIGELNMVEAWLDRNTAMGAWQYSIPPDASPSNVDWDRFLGNASKRPFEPIRLFRWRNYTDYGTAVAGDLYVHLLTGLHTATRSLGPKRIYSTGGLRYWKDGRDTPDTQLGIIEYPKTETHPEFTFSMKVNFKSSKAQEDFGFKFIGSAGTITTDVRTVTVARQPREKEPGVSIDTFSKSGREQYMAEYRKKYPAEKVTAVNMGSNGEARYVSEIDAHRQHMANFIEAVRTRKAHFEDSTFGFRAAGPALLCNTSYYEKRICTWDPQTMTAG; translated from the coding sequence ATGGCATACGCTGCAAACGACAACATTCAGATTGCCCTGATCGGCTCCGGCGGCATGGGCCAGGGCGACATCAAGGATGCGCTGCTGAACCCGGGCGTCAAGATCGTGGCCGCGGCCGACATCTACGACGGCCGGCGGAAGCGGATGGAAGAGGCCTACCCGGGCATCTTCACGACACGCGACTACCGAGAAGTACTGGCCCGCAAGGATGTGGACGCCGTGGTCATCGCCACCCCGGACCACTGGCACGCCACCATCTCCATCGACGCCCTGAACGCAGGCAAGGACGTCTATTGCGAGAAGCCCATGATCCAGAAGATCGACGAGGGCAAGCGCGTGATTGAGGCCCACCAGAAGTCGGGCCGCATCTTCCAGGTGGGGTCGCAGTACGCCTCGGCGCTGAGCTTCCAGAAGATCCGCGAACTGCTGGAGCAGGGCGCCATCGGTGAGCTGAACATGGTGGAAGCCTGGCTCGACCGCAACACCGCGATGGGCGCCTGGCAGTACTCGATTCCACCCGACGCCTCGCCGTCGAACGTCGACTGGGACCGCTTCCTGGGCAACGCGTCGAAGCGCCCGTTCGAACCGATCCGCCTGTTCCGCTGGCGCAACTACACGGACTACGGCACGGCCGTGGCCGGCGACCTGTATGTCCACCTGCTGACGGGGCTGCACACGGCGACGCGGTCGTTGGGCCCGAAGCGGATCTACTCCACCGGCGGCCTCCGCTATTGGAAGGACGGCCGCGATACGCCGGATACGCAACTCGGCATCATCGAGTACCCGAAGACCGAGACGCATCCCGAGTTCACCTTCAGCATGAAGGTCAACTTCAAGAGCTCGAAAGCCCAGGAGGACTTCGGCTTCAAGTTCATCGGCAGCGCCGGGACCATCACCACCGATGTAAGGACCGTGACAGTCGCGCGGCAGCCGCGCGAGAAGGAGCCGGGCGTCAGCATCGATACCTTCTCGAAGTCAGGGCGCGAGCAGTACATGGCGGAGTACCGCAAGAAGTACCCGGCGGAGAAGGTGACCGCGGTGAACATGGGCTCGAATGGCGAGGCCCGCTATGTCTCCGAGATCGACGCCCACCGGCAGCACATGGCCAATTTCATTGAGGCCGTGAGGACGCGCAAGGCGCACTTCGAGGACTCGACATTCGGCTTCCGGGCGGCCGGTCCGGCCCTGCTCTGCAACACCAGCTACTACGAGAAGCGGATCTGCACCTGGGATCCGCAGACAATGACGGCCGGCTGA
- a CDS encoding Gfo/Idh/MocA family protein: MASTRRHFLQTTALTAGSLPAIAQTAGKSPNDKIQFATIGIGGMGSGDTESAIATPGTKLVAVCDLYQGRLTRAKEEWGAGLATTRDYREILNRKDIDAVIIGTPDHWHAAIAIAAMESGKDVYVEKPMVQKWQDGHKVIEASRKTNRILQVGSQRVSSAVYQKAQDLFRSGAIGELNMVQAWWDRNSAMGAWQYSIPLDASPTTVDWDRFLGSAPKRPFDATRFFRWRNYQDYGTGVAGDLFVHLFSGMHFVTGAIGPNRVFGSGGLRFWKDGRDVPDILLGLYDYEKTAAHPAFNLQLRVNFVNGAGESSGFTFTGSEGVMTIGNGVTLSKLPPETDPGTSAGNFDSATQKLIQEEYRRKYPQQNQTADSMRPIEDERWLPPRGYNDHLDHHANFFNAVRTRKPVVEDATFGLRAAGPALLSNMSFYSGKTVAWDPTTMQVKG, from the coding sequence ATGGCATCGACAAGACGTCACTTCCTGCAGACTACGGCCCTGACAGCCGGGAGCCTGCCGGCGATTGCTCAAACCGCGGGCAAATCCCCCAATGACAAGATCCAGTTTGCCACGATCGGCATCGGCGGCATGGGTTCCGGCGATACGGAATCGGCGATCGCGACGCCGGGGACGAAGCTTGTCGCTGTCTGCGACCTGTACCAGGGCCGGCTGACGCGCGCGAAGGAAGAGTGGGGCGCGGGCCTGGCGACCACGCGGGACTACCGCGAGATCCTGAACCGGAAGGACATCGACGCGGTGATCATCGGCACGCCGGACCACTGGCATGCCGCCATTGCGATTGCCGCGATGGAGTCCGGCAAGGACGTCTACGTCGAGAAGCCGATGGTCCAGAAGTGGCAGGACGGCCACAAGGTGATCGAGGCTTCGCGCAAGACCAACCGCATTCTCCAGGTGGGCAGCCAGCGCGTATCCAGCGCGGTCTACCAGAAGGCGCAGGACCTGTTCCGCTCCGGCGCGATCGGCGAGCTGAACATGGTGCAGGCGTGGTGGGACCGCAACTCCGCCATGGGCGCCTGGCAGTACTCCATTCCGCTGGACGCCTCGCCAACCACCGTGGATTGGGACCGGTTCCTCGGCTCCGCGCCAAAGCGGCCTTTTGACGCCACGCGGTTCTTCCGCTGGCGCAACTACCAGGACTACGGCACCGGCGTGGCTGGCGACCTTTTCGTGCACCTGTTCTCGGGCATGCACTTCGTGACCGGCGCGATTGGCCCGAACCGCGTCTTCGGCTCTGGCGGACTGCGCTTCTGGAAAGACGGCCGCGACGTGCCCGACATCCTGCTGGGCCTGTACGACTACGAGAAGACGGCGGCGCATCCGGCCTTCAATCTCCAGCTTCGAGTGAACTTCGTGAACGGTGCGGGCGAGAGCTCGGGCTTCACGTTCACGGGCAGCGAGGGCGTCATGACGATCGGCAACGGCGTCACGCTCTCGAAGCTGCCGCCTGAGACGGATCCGGGCACGTCGGCCGGCAACTTCGACTCCGCCACGCAGAAGCTGATCCAGGAGGAGTACCGGCGCAAGTATCCGCAGCAGAACCAGACGGCCGACTCCATGCGGCCCATCGAGGACGAGCGCTGGCTGCCGCCGCGCGGTTACAACGACCACCTGGACCACCACGCCAACTTCTTCAACGCCGTGCGCACGCGCAAGCCGGTGGTGGAAGACGCCACGTTCGGCCTGCGGGCGGCGGGTCCGGCGCTGCTGTCGAATATGAGCTTCTATTCCGGCAAGACCGTGGCCTGGGATCCGACGACGATGCAGGTGAAGGGGTAG
- a CDS encoding phosphatase PAP2 family protein — translation MLRFRRSELFFSAYFIYMIGVAWFRPIAPEIRTLVVTLNLSLILWFFLFAWANKQRGFVMLDHVRDFYPLPLILLAFREVGWMALPHTSRAFELYWVKWDRVLLGDWGLRRAVESLGPVIPNILEFSYLLVYGIPVYLVAVFYHHRKRERLDDAYSILLFGTLTTYALYPLFPSEPPRSVFPTADLPMMSSLRLLNLWIVGGYGIHTSVFPSGHSAAAFSAAFAVMKLLPEKPWPGRILLILATLIAVATVYGRYHFAADTVAGLFMALLALTVTAGWRRL, via the coding sequence TTGCTAAGGTTTCGCCGTTCCGAGCTGTTCTTCAGCGCCTATTTCATCTACATGATCGGCGTGGCCTGGTTCCGGCCCATCGCGCCGGAGATCCGCACCCTGGTCGTCACGCTGAATCTGTCCCTGATTCTCTGGTTTTTCCTGTTCGCCTGGGCCAACAAGCAGCGCGGCTTCGTGATGCTCGATCACGTCCGCGACTTCTATCCGCTGCCGCTCATCCTGCTGGCGTTTCGAGAGGTCGGCTGGATGGCCCTGCCGCACACGTCGCGCGCGTTCGAGCTCTATTGGGTGAAGTGGGACCGAGTTCTCTTGGGCGATTGGGGCCTGCGCCGCGCCGTGGAATCTCTGGGTCCGGTGATCCCGAACATCCTCGAGTTCTCTTACCTGCTGGTGTATGGCATCCCGGTCTACCTGGTGGCGGTCTTCTATCATCACCGCAAGCGCGAGCGTCTCGACGATGCCTACAGCATCCTGCTCTTCGGCACGCTGACGACCTACGCGCTCTACCCGCTGTTCCCGAGCGAGCCGCCGCGCTCGGTCTTTCCCACCGCCGATCTGCCCATGATGTCGTCGCTGCGGCTCCTGAATCTGTGGATCGTAGGCGGTTACGGCATCCACACCAGTGTGTTCCCCAGCGGACACTCGGCGGCGGCGTTCTCGGCGGCGTTTGCCGTCATGAAGCTGCTGCCGGAGAAGCCGTGGCCCGGACGGATCCTGCTGATCCTCGCCACCCTCATCGCCGTGGCCACGGTCTATGGCCGGTACCACTTCGCGGCCGACACCGTGGCCGGGCTCTTCATGGCTCTGCTGGCTCTGACCGTCACCGCGGGCTGGCGGCGGCTCTGA
- the larE gene encoding ATP-dependent sacrificial sulfur transferase LarE — MAGLVTLSPPVPLDAASLRLKEERLFGILRSLGSVLVAYSGGTDSAYLAWAARQALGDAAVAVTADSPSIPASHKRDAVAFAQQFGIRHEMIPSLEFENPAYSANNPDRCFHCKDELFRRMEEIAPQFEGKAIIYGVNKDDLGDYRPGQGAAQQHGVRAPLVEAGLTKAEIRELSRLAGLPTWDRPAAACLSSRIPYGTPVTPENIRQVEQAEEELKALGFRQFRVRHHTEMARIEIARSEMEKALSLEMCDRITAIFKGLGFTYVALDLSGYRQGSMNEVLPGR, encoded by the coding sequence ATGGCCGGACTTGTCACACTGTCGCCCCCCGTCCCGCTCGACGCGGCCTCGCTGCGGTTGAAAGAAGAGCGGCTGTTCGGCATCCTGCGCTCCCTCGGCAGCGTGCTCGTCGCCTATTCCGGCGGCACCGATTCGGCTTATCTCGCCTGGGCTGCCCGCCAGGCCCTCGGCGACGCGGCTGTCGCCGTCACCGCCGATTCGCCTTCCATTCCCGCCTCCCACAAGCGCGATGCCGTGGCCTTCGCCCAGCAGTTCGGCATCCGCCACGAGATGATCCCGAGCCTCGAATTCGAGAACCCGGCCTACTCCGCCAACAACCCCGACCGCTGCTTCCACTGCAAGGACGAGCTCTTCCGCCGCATGGAGGAGATCGCCCCCCAGTTCGAAGGCAAGGCCATCATCTACGGAGTCAATAAGGACGACCTGGGCGACTACCGACCCGGCCAGGGCGCGGCCCAACAGCATGGCGTCAGGGCGCCCCTCGTCGAAGCCGGTCTCACCAAGGCCGAAATCCGCGAACTGTCGCGCCTCGCCGGGCTCCCCACCTGGGACCGGCCCGCAGCCGCCTGCCTCAGCTCCCGCATTCCCTACGGCACGCCCGTCACGCCCGAGAACATCCGCCAGGTCGAACAGGCCGAAGAGGAACTCAAAGCCCTCGGCTTCCGCCAGTTCCGCGTCCGCCATCACACCGAGATGGCGCGCATCGAGATTGCTCGTAGTGAGATGGAGAAGGCCCTCAGTTTGGAAATGTGCGACCGCATCACGGCCATCTTCAAAGGGCTCGGCTTCACCTACGTCGCCCTCGACCTCAGCGGTTATCGCCAGGGTTCCATGAATGAGGTGCTGCCCGGGCGCTAA
- a CDS encoding NADPH-dependent F420 reductase → MKIGFIGAGVVARTLAKHVLPFGHKVLLSNSRGPESLASLVTELGSGATAGMPQQAADQDIVVLATNWPRVQSALFSLPDWKGRVLVDATNRVAGYSPLVLGDISGRTSSEIVADLAPGAKVVKAFNSVPMSWISDFSSTKPSTVLFISGDHPDAKKPVSDLIEQAGFSCIDLGSLAIGGRLQQLGGPLAGVRLTLSERFVP, encoded by the coding sequence ATGAAAATTGGCTTTATCGGCGCTGGCGTCGTCGCCCGGACGCTCGCGAAGCATGTGCTCCCTTTCGGGCATAAGGTCCTGCTCAGCAACTCACGCGGACCTGAATCGCTAGCCTCACTCGTGACAGAACTGGGGTCCGGCGCTACGGCGGGCATGCCCCAACAGGCGGCCGACCAGGACATTGTCGTTCTCGCTACCAACTGGCCGAGAGTCCAGTCGGCCCTGTTCTCGCTTCCTGACTGGAAAGGCCGCGTTCTCGTCGACGCTACCAATCGCGTTGCGGGATACAGCCCTTTGGTCTTGGGGGACATCTCAGGGCGGACCTCCAGCGAAATCGTGGCGGATCTCGCTCCGGGTGCCAAAGTCGTCAAGGCATTCAACTCCGTGCCCATGTCTTGGATCTCTGACTTTTCCTCAACCAAGCCGAGCACCGTCCTCTTCATCTCCGGTGACCATCCGGACGCCAAGAAGCCAGTCAGCGACCTGATCGAACAGGCCGGCTTCTCCTGCATCGATCTCGGCTCGCTCGCCATCGGCGGACGGCTCCAGCAGCTTGGTGGCCCGCTTGCCGGAGTCCGGCTGACATTGAGCGAAAGGTTCGTTCCATGA
- a CDS encoding Kelch repeat-containing protein, which produces MPVRRPSPSHLLSCAPFRQALARIRRRAILVFVFAGALIPPAAADNWNWRATALLKQARSGACAVRMADERVLVTGGTAEAALSSVEIYQFVPEERFADAAPMNAARSSHGCALVKDGRILIAGGGAAGIELYEPSLDTWTSFDSTVLRAEGTTVTPLSDGRVLILAGRASEVEVFDPDTSTISILPTALTPRQRSSVTLLRDGRLLIAGGTGDAGTLNTAEILDPETGAVTALTLSMPRAEHSATALFDGRVLLAGGTDGASDLNTLDIWSPETNTFQLLGATLSVARRNHTALLSDTNGFVLITSGSAAAQPLGSSELFDPSSDSVQPAGSLTVARTDLAGVVLADGTILALGGRDDNGPSSACGVLPNPSFRPSQSTYHPLERALVSGSTGVSALNGRISFDLTQIDAGGKSIASNARLISTFGTLVNGNLPSTPVVDLGRSDIGSTFVLTLRATVSPTQIISVQVRFNVKLRPSLVVTGLTGAVVAGQPVATRATLTADGGNVAFSGTLNLTTGGVTLSKSISATAASFSTENTICCPLAGKDTGASGIASLNATYGGNLFLEPASASTSQVVVSAIPSMSLTFGAMRLATPSPLTLNVAPAGPDLTGLNLTIDPALRPTGEGTVKAANGTPSSAALQGPGAPVFSAVPSYPLSAAAFSYTPTIADRRSGFVCFDAAYSGDARYRPVAGLATLPCAQVSGAPTGLQAVSPPGTFVMGTPSALTARLTWPNSVGIVNRNVNVLADGRAAGTILLTPDPTGLGVAQGTANVLLPFNTRNLAFTYDQSGDLLSSQASVAVAMSPVSTAMTTRVAATVSNPFSIGYTLTVNNQGVTIPGGTSLGSGIELRENGVLVQQLPVPTIPAGIAGTIVDGSSNTILPTSILVNGSITNLILPLGQHAFTIRFPGSALFQASEAQVTVRVQ; this is translated from the coding sequence TTGCCAGTACGCAGACCATCCCCTTCTCACCTTTTGAGTTGTGCTCCGTTTCGACAGGCGCTCGCCCGGATCCGCCGGCGCGCCATCCTGGTTTTCGTCTTCGCGGGCGCGCTCATCCCGCCAGCAGCCGCTGACAACTGGAACTGGCGGGCCACTGCGCTGCTGAAGCAGGCGCGTTCCGGAGCCTGTGCGGTGCGCATGGCGGATGAACGTGTCCTGGTCACCGGAGGCACCGCCGAGGCGGCACTCTCGTCGGTTGAGATCTATCAGTTCGTGCCGGAGGAGCGCTTCGCGGACGCCGCGCCGATGAATGCAGCGCGGTCGAGCCACGGTTGCGCACTCGTCAAGGACGGCCGGATTCTGATTGCCGGCGGCGGGGCGGCCGGTATCGAACTGTACGAGCCTTCCCTCGACACCTGGACCTCGTTCGATTCCACGGTCCTGCGTGCAGAAGGCACCACCGTGACCCCTCTCTCCGATGGCCGGGTGCTGATCCTGGCCGGCAGAGCCAGCGAGGTGGAAGTGTTCGATCCGGACACGTCCACGATCAGCATTCTGCCCACCGCACTGACGCCGCGGCAACGGAGTTCCGTCACCCTTCTCCGGGACGGCCGCCTCCTGATTGCCGGAGGCACCGGCGATGCAGGTACGTTGAATACGGCCGAAATCCTGGATCCGGAAACGGGGGCAGTGACAGCCCTGACGCTGTCCATGCCCCGCGCGGAGCATTCCGCGACCGCCCTGTTCGATGGCCGCGTCCTGCTGGCGGGCGGGACCGATGGAGCGTCGGACTTGAACACTCTCGATATCTGGAGCCCCGAGACGAACACCTTCCAACTTCTGGGGGCGACGCTCAGCGTGGCGCGCCGGAATCATACGGCGCTGTTGTCGGACACAAACGGCTTCGTTCTGATTACCAGCGGCTCGGCGGCCGCACAGCCACTGGGCTCCTCGGAGTTGTTTGACCCTTCCTCGGATTCAGTCCAGCCAGCCGGATCCCTCACCGTCGCCCGCACGGACCTGGCGGGTGTCGTTCTGGCGGACGGGACGATTCTTGCCCTGGGGGGCCGCGACGACAACGGACCGAGCAGTGCCTGCGGCGTGCTGCCCAATCCCTCGTTCCGGCCATCGCAAAGCACCTATCACCCGCTGGAACGCGCCCTCGTCAGCGGATCGACTGGCGTCTCCGCTCTCAACGGCCGCATCAGCTTCGACCTGACCCAGATCGACGCGGGCGGGAAATCGATCGCTTCCAATGCGCGCCTGATCTCGACGTTCGGGACGCTGGTGAACGGCAATCTCCCCAGCACGCCCGTTGTGGACCTTGGGCGTTCCGACATCGGCAGCACGTTTGTCCTGACCCTGCGGGCGACTGTTTCCCCGACCCAGATCATCAGCGTCCAGGTGCGCTTCAACGTCAAGTTGCGCCCCTCCCTGGTGGTGACCGGGCTGACCGGCGCGGTGGTCGCTGGGCAACCGGTTGCCACCCGCGCCACGCTGACTGCCGATGGGGGCAACGTGGCCTTCTCGGGGACGCTCAACCTCACAACCGGCGGTGTCACCCTGTCAAAGAGCATTTCCGCCACTGCCGCCTCCTTCTCGACCGAGAACACGATCTGTTGTCCTCTTGCGGGCAAGGATACGGGAGCCTCCGGAATCGCCTCGCTGAACGCCACGTACGGTGGCAATCTTTTCCTGGAGCCGGCCTCCGCCTCGACCTCGCAGGTGGTGGTGAGCGCTATCCCATCGATGTCGCTCACCTTTGGGGCCATGCGGCTGGCCACGCCGTCCCCGCTCACGCTGAACGTTGCTCCCGCCGGGCCCGATCTCACCGGCCTGAACCTGACCATCGACCCTGCGCTGCGGCCCACAGGAGAGGGCACGGTGAAAGCGGCGAACGGCACCCCCTCTTCGGCCGCTTTGCAGGGCCCCGGCGCTCCCGTGTTCAGCGCCGTGCCGTCGTACCCCCTGTCGGCCGCGGCGTTCAGCTATACGCCCACTATCGCCGACCGGCGCAGTGGATTTGTCTGTTTCGATGCGGCCTATTCCGGAGACGCCCGGTACCGCCCCGTCGCCGGGCTCGCTACGCTGCCGTGCGCGCAGGTCAGTGGCGCTCCTACGGGTCTGCAGGCCGTCTCCCCGCCGGGCACGTTCGTGATGGGAACACCGAGTGCGCTGACTGCGCGCCTGACGTGGCCGAACTCCGTGGGCATCGTCAATCGAAACGTGAACGTGCTGGCAGACGGACGGGCCGCGGGTACCATCCTGCTCACGCCCGATCCGACTGGGTTGGGGGTTGCGCAAGGCACGGCCAACGTTCTGCTCCCGTTCAATACGCGCAACCTGGCGTTCACCTACGACCAAAGCGGGGACCTGTTGTCGTCCCAGGCGTCCGTTGCCGTTGCGATGTCGCCTGTCTCCACGGCGATGACGACGCGGGTGGCGGCCACCGTGAGTAATCCGTTCTCGATCGGATACACGCTGACCGTCAACAATCAGGGCGTGACGATTCCCGGCGGAACTTCGCTGGGGAGCGGCATAGAGCTACGGGAGAACGGTGTGTTGGTGCAGCAGTTGCCTGTGCCCACCATTCCGGCCGGGATCGCGGGTACGATCGTCGATGGAAGCAGCAACACAATCCTGCCGACCAGCATTCTGGTGAACGGGTCGATCACCAACCTGATTCTGCCGCTGGGGCAGCACGCGTTCACCATCCGGTTCCCCGGAAGTGCCTTGTTCCAGGCGTCGGAGGCGCAAGTCACGGTGCGCGTGCAGTAA
- a CDS encoding helix-turn-helix domain-containing protein, whose translation MKGELEIVRGSGNVFRDLGHANADVEQFKALLAAEIIKMLDKERLTVRKAHDRTGIAAADFSRIRNADLGRFTVDRLMSIINRLGSRVEVKIRVRRMEAAEPVSA comes from the coding sequence ATGAAGGGCGAACTGGAGATCGTGCGTGGCAGCGGCAACGTGTTCCGCGATCTTGGGCATGCCAACGCCGATGTGGAACAATTCAAGGCGCTGCTAGCTGCCGAAATCATCAAAATGCTCGACAAGGAGAGATTAACCGTACGCAAGGCGCATGACCGCACCGGCATCGCGGCGGCCGACTTCTCCCGCATCCGAAACGCAGACCTCGGGCGCTTCACCGTTGATCGGCTCATGTCGATCATCAACCGCCTGGGCTCGCGCGTGGAGGTGAAAATCCGCGTCAGGCGCATGGAAGCCGCCGAGCCGGTTTCGGCCTGA